The Mangifera indica cultivar Alphonso chromosome 8, CATAS_Mindica_2.1, whole genome shotgun sequence genome has a window encoding:
- the LOC123223289 gene encoding two-component response regulator 24-like, whose translation MCVVLGKLKKLMSHFKRAGDGRSKIRALVVDDNMVNRAIHQQLLQNLGVENQVVGNGKEAVDAHSSGHHFDLILMDMDMPVMNGIEATRRLRAMGVRSLIVGVTTRSLEQEKQAFMEAGLDDYQEKPLTTAKLVQLLDRLRK comes from the coding sequence ATGTGCGTTGTGTTAGGGAAATTAAAGAAGCTGATGTCGCATTTCAAGAGAGCTGGTGATGGGAGAAGCAAGATAAGAGCTTTGGTTGTAGATGACAACATGGTGAACCGAGCCATTCATCAACAACTACTACAAAATCTCGGCGTTGAAAATCAAGTGGTTGGAAATGGCAAAGAAGCCGTAGATGCCCACTCTTCAGGCCATCATTTTGACCTCATTTTGATGGACATGGACATGCCCGTCATGAATGGCATTGAGGCCACAAGGAGGCTCCGTGCGATGGGCGTTCGCAGCTTGATTGTAGGCGTCACAACGCGGTCCCTGGAGCAAGAAAAGCAAGCGTTTATGGAAGCTGGCTTAGACGATTATCAAGAGAAGCCATTGACAACAGCCAAGCTTGTTCAACTCCTCGATAGATTAAGAAAATGA